A single genomic interval of Phaseolus vulgaris cultivar G19833 unplaced genomic scaffold, P. vulgaris v2.0 scaffold_466, whole genome shotgun sequence harbors:
- the LOC137817660 gene encoding uncharacterized protein — MRIFMESIDALIWEAVVNGPYVPMQIVKDEQVEKPRSEWSDTERRKAQHDLVAKNIITSALTMDEFFRISQCKSAKDMWEVLEVTHEGTEDVKRSRKHALIQEYELFRMQPGENIADVQKRFTHI, encoded by the coding sequence atgagaatttttatggaatccattgatgcattaatttgggaagctgtggtcaatggaccttatgtgccaatgcagatTGTCAAAGATGAACAAGTTGAAAAGCCAAGGTCAGAATGGAGTGATACTGAAAGGAGAAAAGCTCAACATGATCTGGtggccaagaatatcataacttcTGCATTAACAATGGACGAGTTCTTCAGaatatctcaatgtaagtcagcaaaggacatgtgggaagtcttagaagtgactcatgaagggactgagGATGTaaaaaggtcaaggaaacatgcactcatccaagagtatgagctgttcagaatgcaaccagGAGAGAAcattgctgatgtgcaaaaaagattcacccacatt